In Nitrospira sp., one genomic interval encodes:
- the queG gene encoding tRNA epoxyqueuosine(34) reductase QueG has protein sequence MAADALTEHIKQAALDLGFSVVGISTFLSGHSTQDSAPNRELLPDQLGARLREWLRRGYQATMAWMARDPDRRTNPSHVLPGCRSIISVGMNYYTARQADERPGNGRIARYAWGRDYHRILGDRLDRFVEHIDRLAPGSRHRAYVDTGPVMEKAWAQQAGLGWIGKHSNLVSPRFGSWLLLGEILTTLELTPDEPGTDLCGTCTLCIQACPTGAITEPYVVDAGRCISYLTIELRGSDPPLPDDLRRGIGNKIFGCDDCLDVCPYNLQADPTQEPGFQPSPLTAAPSLEALAQLDEPAFAAAFRESPIRRAKHIGFQRNLAWAMANQQRRSESVASDDRP, from the coding sequence ATGGCCGCAGACGCCCTGACGGAACACATCAAACAGGCGGCCCTCGACCTCGGGTTCTCCGTCGTCGGCATCAGCACCTTCCTCTCCGGCCATTCAACGCAAGACTCTGCGCCAAACCGGGAACTCCTTCCGGACCAGCTGGGCGCTCGCCTGCGTGAATGGCTTCGACGCGGATACCAGGCCACCATGGCCTGGATGGCCAGGGATCCCGACCGTCGGACGAATCCCAGCCATGTGCTGCCGGGCTGCCGTTCGATCATCTCCGTCGGCATGAACTACTACACGGCCCGCCAGGCCGACGAACGTCCGGGAAACGGACGCATCGCGCGGTACGCCTGGGGCAGGGACTATCACCGTATCCTGGGCGACCGGTTGGATCGGTTCGTCGAACACATCGACCGACTCGCCCCGGGAAGCCGTCATCGCGCCTACGTGGATACCGGCCCGGTGATGGAAAAGGCCTGGGCTCAGCAAGCGGGCTTGGGCTGGATCGGGAAACACTCGAACCTCGTCTCGCCTCGATTCGGGTCGTGGCTTCTCCTCGGTGAAATCCTCACGACGCTGGAACTCACGCCGGATGAGCCCGGCACGGACCTCTGCGGCACCTGCACCCTCTGTATCCAAGCCTGCCCCACCGGGGCGATCACGGAACCCTATGTCGTGGATGCGGGCCGCTGCATTTCTTACCTCACAATCGAATTGCGCGGGAGCGATCCCCCCTTGCCGGACGACCTCCGTCGTGGCATCGGCAACAAAATTTTCGGCTGCGACGACTGCCTGGATGTCTGCCCCTATAACCTTCAAGCAGACCCGACGCAGGAACCCGGCTTTCAACCCAGCCCCTTGACTGCCGCCCCGTCGCTGGAAGCCCTGGCGCAGTTGGACGAACCGGCCTTCGCCGCCGCGTTTAGAGAAAGCCCCATCCGCCGAGCCAAGCACATCGGGTTTCAACGGAACCTGGCTTGGGCCATGGCCAATCAACAGCGGCGATCCGAGTCCGTCGCCTCCGACGACAGGCCCTGA
- a CDS encoding sigma-54-dependent Fis family transcriptional regulator has product MQAPTLLIVEDEERMRRLFELVLKPAGYNLLFASSGGEAIHLIQEQGTIDLIITDLQLGGLSGMDVLEAARQHLPDVPVLIVTGYGTVKSAVEAMQKGAYDYISKPVDNDELKILIARALQVRRLSRDNRTLRAGLQEQFGFDRIVGVSKEMELVKRLAQEVAQTDATVLITGESGTGKDLLARAIHLAGPRAQGPMVAVNCAGIPEHLMESELFGYEKGAFTDAKKSKPGRFQLADHGTLFLDEIGEMSLTAQAKLLRVLEQHVVEPLGAVRSQAVNIRVIAATNQELPELIKAGRFRLDLYYRLNVYQLRIPALRERPEDIEPILTQFLERARKERGCRIKGVTPEALTRLKQYPWPGNVRELHNVVEWLTITCKEGSVTMDHLPVSLNKPQPYQAAQTAEPPSLLALGLSVEEVEKAMLVEALEKTGGNISEASRLLKITRNTLRYRMAKYNLSQP; this is encoded by the coding sequence ATGCAGGCACCCACCCTTCTGATCGTCGAAGATGAAGAACGGATGCGTCGGCTGTTCGAGCTGGTGCTGAAGCCGGCCGGCTACAACCTCCTCTTCGCCTCATCCGGCGGCGAAGCGATTCACCTCATTCAAGAGCAGGGCACCATCGACCTGATCATCACGGACCTCCAACTCGGCGGATTGTCCGGCATGGATGTGTTGGAGGCGGCACGCCAACACCTGCCGGACGTGCCGGTCCTCATCGTCACCGGCTATGGGACCGTGAAGTCGGCGGTCGAGGCCATGCAGAAGGGCGCCTACGACTACATCTCCAAACCAGTGGATAACGATGAGCTGAAGATCCTCATCGCACGGGCGCTCCAAGTCCGCCGCCTCTCCCGCGACAACCGGACCCTGCGGGCCGGCCTGCAGGAACAGTTCGGGTTCGACCGCATCGTCGGCGTCTCCAAAGAAATGGAACTCGTCAAACGCCTGGCCCAGGAGGTCGCGCAGACCGATGCGACCGTCCTCATCACCGGCGAAAGCGGTACGGGCAAGGACCTGCTCGCGCGCGCCATTCATCTCGCCGGCCCGCGCGCCCAAGGGCCGATGGTGGCGGTCAACTGCGCCGGGATTCCCGAACACCTGATGGAATCGGAACTGTTCGGGTACGAAAAGGGCGCCTTCACCGACGCGAAGAAATCCAAGCCGGGCCGTTTTCAACTCGCCGACCACGGGACGCTCTTCCTAGATGAAATCGGAGAAATGAGTCTGACGGCACAGGCCAAACTCCTCCGTGTGCTGGAACAGCATGTCGTGGAGCCGCTCGGAGCCGTGCGAAGCCAGGCCGTGAACATCCGGGTCATTGCCGCCACCAACCAGGAACTGCCGGAACTCATCAAGGCTGGGCGATTCCGCCTGGATCTCTACTATCGGCTAAACGTGTACCAGCTCAGAATCCCCGCCTTGCGGGAACGGCCGGAGGACATCGAGCCGATCCTGACCCAATTCCTGGAGCGGGCCCGAAAGGAACGCGGCTGCCGCATCAAGGGGGTCACGCCGGAGGCACTCACCCGGCTGAAACAGTATCCCTGGCCCGGCAACGTCCGCGAACTCCACAATGTCGTGGAATGGCTGACCATCACCTGCAAAGAGGGATCGGTGACGATGGACCACCTGCCGGTCTCGTTGAACAAGCCCCAGCCTTATCAGGCCGCTCAGACGGCCGAACCGCCCTCTCTACTCGCGCTGGGCCTGTCGGTGGAAGAGGTCGAGAAGGCCATGTTGGTCGAGGCCCTGGAAAAAACGGGCGGGAACATCTCTGAAGCCAGCCGCCTGCTGAAGATCACCCGCAACACGCTGCGCTACCGCATGGCGAAGTACAACCTTTCACAGCCCTAG
- a CDS encoding HAMP domain-containing protein: MRRIGRTGGLQRKFLLALLIVGLIPGIVALVATYRSSTASLKQAIGEGFQEIARSTAIRLASAVDTEIDRVVRLALAPLPVQRSVMLADQRTAPLPEAAESVRYLREWARESKHLLRVTLTDRLGRVVASTDPHLTPNQASQTWWQETMQASRGQAFVGTLAFDADANDMVFEVAVPILADAQENPIGAIGLVVRRTLLTEMILPIHIGDSGHGMLLDTQGTPLICPVLPPTAHLIPPALMNRLTTDRPSWLVAEDDGHGGHQAIVGAAPVQFTHQLTAGSLGGGRWFAFIRQAPEETYAPVYSLLLTVGLIGFGLVVGLSALGFVVSARIVKPITALQREAETLRQTLTLPAPSDEPRGHGLPTLAMEFRTGDELEDLAESFIAMRQRLEANLETIKTQQHELIRQEKLASVGQLLAALAHDLRNPLGIIRSSAQVVLDRPQEEAIRQEMVRYIIDEVDKLSQRLHDFLRYARQKPPDLRLCRPDEVMRDALRQWDALGGHGRITVERRFERSLPSIQVDPEQIKEAVVNLLINAGEAMPDGGTLTITTGLVEGGMVELQVADNGGGIAPEHLTRIFEPFFTTKDYGTGLGLTNVKRLVEDNGGTLEITSTLGQGTACRLRFRPAAAQTPA, translated from the coding sequence ATGCGCCGGATAGGACGAACCGGAGGGCTCCAACGAAAATTTCTCCTCGCGCTGCTGATCGTCGGCCTCATCCCCGGCATCGTCGCGCTGGTCGCCACCTACCGATCCAGTACCGCCAGTCTCAAACAGGCGATCGGCGAGGGCTTTCAGGAAATCGCGCGCTCGACCGCCATCCGCCTTGCCTCGGCGGTGGATACGGAAATCGACCGCGTCGTCCGCTTGGCGCTGGCCCCGCTGCCGGTGCAACGATCGGTCATGCTGGCCGACCAGCGGACCGCCCCACTCCCAGAGGCCGCCGAGAGCGTTCGTTATCTCCGTGAATGGGCCCGGGAATCGAAGCACCTCCTACGGGTGACCCTCACCGATCGCCTGGGCCGAGTTGTAGCCTCGACAGACCCACACCTCACCCCAAACCAGGCCTCCCAGACTTGGTGGCAGGAAACCATGCAGGCATCACGGGGGCAGGCCTTCGTCGGCACCCTTGCCTTCGATGCCGACGCGAACGACATGGTCTTCGAGGTCGCCGTGCCCATCCTTGCGGACGCCCAGGAGAATCCCATCGGCGCGATCGGTCTGGTCGTCAGGCGCACCCTCCTCACCGAGATGATCCTGCCGATCCACATCGGCGACAGCGGTCACGGCATGTTGCTCGACACACAAGGCACCCCCTTGATCTGCCCGGTCCTCCCCCCGACCGCCCACTTGATTCCGCCGGCCTTGATGAACCGCCTCACCACTGACCGTCCGTCGTGGTTGGTCGCAGAGGACGACGGGCATGGAGGCCACCAGGCCATCGTGGGCGCCGCCCCGGTGCAGTTCACTCACCAGCTGACTGCCGGCAGCCTCGGCGGCGGACGCTGGTTCGCGTTCATCAGGCAGGCGCCGGAGGAAACCTATGCGCCGGTCTATTCGCTGCTGCTCACCGTGGGCCTGATCGGATTCGGGCTGGTGGTCGGCCTGTCCGCGTTAGGGTTCGTGGTCAGCGCCCGCATCGTCAAGCCGATCACCGCCCTCCAGCGCGAGGCGGAAACGCTCCGACAGACCCTGACCCTGCCGGCTCCCTCGGACGAACCGCGGGGCCACGGCCTCCCCACATTAGCAATGGAGTTTCGCACCGGAGACGAGCTGGAAGATCTGGCGGAAAGTTTCATCGCCATGCGGCAGAGGCTAGAAGCGAATCTGGAGACGATCAAAACTCAGCAGCACGAACTCATCCGCCAGGAGAAGCTGGCCTCCGTCGGACAACTCTTGGCTGCCTTGGCCCACGATCTCAGAAATCCCCTCGGCATCATCCGCAGCAGCGCCCAGGTGGTGCTCGATAGGCCGCAGGAGGAGGCCATTCGTCAGGAAATGGTGCGCTACATCATCGATGAAGTCGACAAGCTCTCCCAACGGCTGCACGACTTCCTGCGTTATGCCAGGCAAAAGCCGCCCGACCTGCGACTGTGCCGGCCCGACGAAGTGATGCGCGACGCGTTACGCCAGTGGGACGCGCTGGGTGGCCATGGGCGGATCACGGTGGAACGCCGGTTCGAGAGGTCCCTCCCGTCGATTCAAGTCGATCCCGAACAGATCAAAGAAGCCGTGGTCAATCTCCTGATCAATGCAGGGGAGGCGATGCCGGATGGGGGCACGCTGACCATCACGACGGGCCTGGTCGAAGGCGGTATGGTCGAGCTGCAGGTGGCGGACAACGGAGGCGGGATCGCGCCCGAGCACCTGACCCGCATTTTCGAGCCCTTCTTCACGACGAAGGACTACGGCACGGGACTAGGGCTGACGAACGTGAAGCGATTGGTCGAAGACAACGGGGGGACCTTGGAGATCACCAGCACCCTAGGTCAGGGAACGGCCTGCAGGCTTCGCTTTCGCCCCGCCGCTGCCCAAACCCCCGCTTGA